A genomic segment from Acuticoccus sediminis encodes:
- the cmk gene encoding (d)CMP kinase, with translation MIIAVDGPAASGKGTLAKRLAAQYGLAYLDTGRTYRGVALAMRRAGASFEDVTAAVETARRIDFDALEDPEMTSTEAGEGASRIAVMPDLRAALVERQRAFAERAAREGRGAVLDGRDVGTVILPDATVKLFVTADVAERARRRALELYGIAHGPEFDALLEMLRRRDARDSGRAASPLKQAPDAYLLDTTDMDAEAAFSAAVRVVERALVA, from the coding sequence ATGATCATCGCCGTCGACGGGCCGGCCGCGTCCGGCAAGGGCACGCTCGCCAAGCGTCTCGCGGCGCAGTACGGGCTTGCCTACCTCGACACCGGCCGGACCTATCGCGGCGTCGCGCTGGCGATGCGGCGGGCGGGCGCCTCGTTCGAGGACGTCACCGCTGCGGTCGAGACCGCGCGGCGGATCGACTTCGACGCGCTCGAGGATCCGGAGATGACGAGCACCGAGGCGGGCGAGGGCGCGTCGCGGATCGCGGTGATGCCGGACCTGCGCGCGGCGCTGGTGGAGCGCCAGCGCGCCTTCGCCGAACGGGCCGCCCGCGAGGGGAGGGGCGCCGTGCTCGACGGGCGCGACGTCGGCACCGTCATCCTGCCGGACGCGACGGTGAAGCTCTTCGTCACCGCCGATGTCGCCGAGCGTGCCCGCCGCCGGGCGCTGGAGCTCTACGGCATCGCCCACGGACCCGAGTTCGACGCGCTTCTGGAGATGCTGCGCCGGCGCGATGCGCGCGATTCGGGCAGGGCGGCGAGCCCCCTGAAACAGGCGCCCGACGCCTACCTTCTGGACACGACCGACATGGATGCAGAGGCCGCATTTTCGGCCGCCGTCAGGGTTGTGGAACGGGCGCTGGTCGCATAA
- a CDS encoding tannase/feruloyl esterase family alpha/beta hydrolase, giving the protein MENAARVLASAAALGTVFVAFPAAAQAPGACEAMEQVVIDGADVTSAREIDAANGLPAYCEVRVTARPAISIEVRLPLEGWSGKLYQTGCGGFCGILGRADSGAGVINAMRPGLEKGYATATSDSGHHGLSVVDATFADANPQGERDWGWRSIGETNRVANALIEAFYAAPASAAYFQGCSTGGRMAQRAALTYPEMFDGIIAGAPAIDYPGLVGTAFSYFLQANADEDGKQILKPGKEKLIGDEVMAQCDEVDGTKDGRIADPRQCKVDLSSIACTGESGDDCLTEAELEVVAKWRAGPRNAAGEQLYPGGIPEGSEPFWSLWLTGKPGGAPLMTPFATSFGQYMAFPTDPGPTWSPLDFDFEKDPEAISIMNSVYNADDPDLSAFIKAGGKMIVYHGWADPLVTPYKTVDWFEKASAAAGGQETLEDNVRLFMIPGMDHCGLQPGPGGISQANLDLLTPIEAWVEEGKAPDGVLKD; this is encoded by the coding sequence ATGGAGAATGCAGCCCGCGTGCTGGCCTCCGCGGCGGCGCTCGGCACCGTCTTCGTCGCATTCCCCGCCGCCGCGCAAGCGCCCGGCGCGTGCGAGGCGATGGAGCAGGTCGTGATCGACGGCGCCGACGTCACCTCGGCCCGCGAGATCGACGCCGCCAACGGCCTGCCCGCCTACTGCGAGGTGCGCGTCACCGCCCGGCCGGCCATCTCCATCGAGGTGCGTCTGCCGCTCGAGGGCTGGTCCGGCAAGCTCTACCAGACCGGCTGCGGCGGGTTCTGCGGCATCCTCGGGCGCGCCGACTCCGGCGCCGGCGTCATCAACGCCATGCGCCCGGGCCTCGAGAAGGGCTACGCCACCGCGACCTCCGACAGCGGCCACCACGGCCTCTCGGTGGTCGATGCCACCTTCGCGGACGCCAACCCCCAGGGCGAGCGCGACTGGGGCTGGCGCTCCATCGGCGAGACCAACCGCGTCGCCAACGCGCTCATCGAGGCGTTCTACGCCGCCCCCGCGAGCGCGGCCTACTTCCAGGGCTGCTCAACCGGCGGCCGCATGGCCCAGCGAGCCGCGCTCACCTACCCGGAGATGTTCGACGGCATCATCGCCGGCGCCCCGGCGATCGACTATCCGGGCCTCGTCGGCACCGCCTTCTCCTACTTCCTCCAGGCCAACGCGGACGAGGACGGCAAGCAGATCCTGAAGCCCGGCAAGGAGAAGCTCATCGGCGACGAGGTGATGGCCCAGTGCGACGAGGTCGACGGCACGAAGGACGGCCGCATCGCCGATCCGCGGCAGTGCAAGGTGGACCTCTCGTCCATCGCCTGCACCGGCGAGTCGGGCGACGACTGCCTGACCGAGGCCGAGCTCGAGGTCGTCGCGAAGTGGCGGGCCGGACCCCGCAACGCGGCCGGCGAGCAGCTCTATCCCGGCGGGATTCCCGAAGGGTCCGAGCCGTTCTGGAGCCTCTGGCTGACCGGCAAACCCGGCGGAGCGCCGCTGATGACCCCGTTCGCCACGTCGTTCGGCCAGTACATGGCGTTCCCGACCGACCCCGGCCCGACATGGTCGCCGCTCGACTTCGACTTCGAGAAGGATCCCGAGGCGATCTCGATCATGAACAGTGTCTACAACGCCGACGACCCCGACCTCTCGGCCTTCATCAAGGCCGGCGGCAAGATGATCGTCTACCACGGCTGGGCCGACCCGCTGGTGACGCCTTACAAGACGGTCGACTGGTTCGAGAAGGCGTCCGCCGCCGCGGGCGGACAGGAGACGCTGGAGGACAATGTCCGCCTGTTCATGATTCCAGGTATGGACCATTGCGGCCTGCAGCCCGGCCCCGGCGGGATCAGCCAGGCCAACCTCGACCTGCTGACGCCGATCGAGGCGTGGGTCGAAGAGGGGAAGGCCCCCGACGGCGTTCTAAAGGACTGA
- a CDS encoding IlvD/Edd family dehydratase gives MVDDAERGLKKGLTSYGDSAFSLFLRKAFIKGMGYSDDALDRPIVGVVDTFSGYNACHANVPDLVEAVKRGVQLAGALPVPFPTISIHESFAYPTSMFTRNLMSMDTEEMIRAQPMDAVVLIGGCDKTVPAQLMGAASANIPAIQLVTGPMMTGSHRGERVGACTDCRRFWARYRAGDIDDQEIAEVNTQLVPGGGTCGVMGTASTMALVTEALGMMAPGGATPPAVSADRRRIAETSGRLAVQMAAQDLTPDKIMTQEAFENALTVLLATGGSTNGIVHLAAIAGRAGLKLDLDQFDRMGRDIPVLVDLKPSGQNYMEDLHRAGGLPTILRELKDHLHLDCLTVTGRTLGENIDEMPGGWTQSIVSRIDKPLYREGGMAVLRGNLAPGGAIVKQSAASPDLMTHRGRAVVFSSVADMGARVDDPDLDVTADDILVLQNAGPKGAPGMPEAGYMPIPKKIAAAGVKDMVRISDARMSGTASGTIVLHVTPESYEGGPLALVRTGDIIALDVPNRTLTLEVSDEELAERRKAFLAPVHDGCDRGYKKLYMDTVTQADQGCDFAFLIPHPSGSVPGAK, from the coding sequence TCATCAAGGGGATGGGCTACTCGGACGACGCGCTCGACCGGCCGATCGTCGGTGTCGTCGACACCTTCTCCGGCTACAACGCCTGCCACGCCAACGTGCCCGACCTGGTGGAGGCGGTGAAGCGCGGCGTGCAGCTCGCGGGGGCGCTGCCGGTCCCGTTCCCGACCATCTCGATCCACGAGAGCTTCGCGTACCCGACGTCGATGTTCACGCGGAACCTCATGTCGATGGACACCGAGGAGATGATCCGCGCCCAGCCGATGGATGCGGTCGTGCTGATCGGCGGCTGCGACAAGACGGTGCCCGCGCAGCTGATGGGAGCGGCGAGCGCCAACATCCCGGCGATCCAGCTCGTCACTGGGCCGATGATGACCGGCAGCCACCGGGGCGAACGCGTCGGCGCCTGCACCGATTGCCGCCGCTTCTGGGCGCGCTATCGGGCGGGCGATATCGACGACCAGGAGATCGCCGAGGTCAACACCCAGCTCGTCCCCGGCGGCGGCACCTGCGGCGTGATGGGGACGGCCTCGACGATGGCGCTCGTCACGGAGGCGCTCGGCATGATGGCGCCGGGCGGCGCGACGCCGCCGGCGGTGTCCGCCGACCGCCGGCGCATCGCCGAGACCAGCGGCCGGCTCGCCGTGCAGATGGCCGCGCAGGACCTGACGCCGGACAAGATCATGACGCAGGAGGCGTTCGAGAACGCCCTCACGGTGCTGCTCGCAACGGGCGGGTCCACCAACGGCATCGTCCACCTCGCGGCGATTGCCGGGCGTGCCGGACTGAAGCTCGACCTCGATCAGTTCGACCGGATGGGGCGCGACATCCCTGTCCTCGTCGACCTGAAGCCGTCGGGCCAGAACTACATGGAGGATCTGCACCGGGCGGGCGGCCTGCCGACGATCCTGCGCGAACTGAAGGACCACCTACATCTCGACTGCCTGACCGTCACCGGCCGCACGCTGGGCGAGAACATCGACGAGATGCCGGGCGGGTGGACGCAGTCGATCGTCTCGCGGATCGACAAGCCGCTCTATCGCGAGGGCGGGATGGCGGTTCTCCGCGGCAATCTGGCGCCCGGCGGGGCGATCGTTAAGCAGTCCGCCGCCAGTCCCGACCTGATGACGCACCGCGGCCGCGCCGTGGTCTTCTCCTCGGTGGCCGACATGGGCGCGCGGGTGGACGACCCGGACCTCGACGTGACGGCCGACGACATCCTCGTCCTGCAGAACGCCGGTCCGAAGGGGGCGCCGGGGATGCCGGAAGCGGGCTACATGCCGATCCCGAAGAAGATCGCGGCGGCGGGCGTGAAGGACATGGTGCGCATCTCCGACGCGCGCATGAGCGGCACCGCCTCCGGCACGATCGTCCTGCATGTCACGCCCGAGTCCTACGAGGGCGGGCCGCTGGCGCTGGTCAGGACCGGCGACATCATCGCGCTCGACGTGCCCAATCGGACGCTGACGCTGGAGGTGTCGGACGAGGAGCTGGCCGAGCGGCGCAAGGCGTTCCTCGCACCGGTCCACGACGGCTGCGACCGCGGCTACAAGAAGCTCTACATGGACACGGTCACGCAGGCCGATCAGGGCTGCGACTTCGCCTTCCTGATCCCGCATCCCTCCGGTTCGGTTCCCGGAGCGAAGTAA
- the aroA gene encoding 3-phosphoshikimate 1-carboxyvinyltransferase: MSGTRRAASAHGGGALTGDVRVPGDKSISHRALMMATLAVGRSRIDGLLTAEDVMATAAAMRAMGATIAMDGEQVVVDGVGLGALAEPETVIDFGNAGTGTRLTMGIVAGHPIAATFVGDASLSRRPMGRVANPLREMGALVVARSGDRLPLSIRGPQTPAPIEYRLPVASAQVKSAILFAGLNAPGETTVIEPVPTRDHTERMLAAFGAKVTRTPSPDGLRITVTGRQPMTPCDVTVPADPSSAAFPIVAGLIVPGSELLVRDVMLNPSRTGLITTLIEMGGELTVENERDAGGETIADIRVVASRLKGVTVPADRAPSMIDEYPVLAVAAAFAEGTTRMEGLEELRVKESDRLAAVAAGLAANGVPHATGEDWLEVTGRAARIGGGTVVTHLDHRIAMSFLVMGLAADTPVTVDDASVMETSFPGFVELMRRIGGTIEVEA, translated from the coding sequence ATGAGCGGCACGAGGCGAGCAGCAAGCGCACACGGCGGAGGGGCGCTGACGGGGGACGTCCGCGTCCCCGGCGACAAGTCGATTTCCCACCGCGCCCTCATGATGGCGACCCTCGCGGTCGGCCGGTCCCGCATCGACGGACTGCTGACCGCCGAGGACGTGATGGCGACCGCCGCAGCCATGCGCGCGATGGGAGCCACCATTGCGATGGACGGCGAGCAGGTCGTTGTGGACGGCGTCGGACTGGGTGCGCTCGCCGAACCGGAGACGGTCATCGACTTCGGCAACGCCGGCACCGGCACGCGGCTCACCATGGGCATCGTTGCCGGCCACCCGATCGCGGCGACCTTCGTCGGCGACGCCTCGCTGTCGCGCCGGCCGATGGGGCGCGTCGCCAATCCGCTGCGCGAGATGGGCGCGCTCGTCGTCGCCCGCTCCGGCGACCGCCTGCCGCTGTCGATTCGCGGACCGCAGACACCGGCGCCGATCGAGTACCGCCTGCCGGTCGCCTCGGCGCAGGTGAAGTCGGCGATCCTCTTCGCCGGCCTCAACGCGCCCGGCGAGACCACGGTGATCGAGCCGGTGCCGACCCGCGACCACACCGAGCGCATGCTCGCAGCCTTCGGCGCCAAAGTGACGCGGACGCCGTCGCCGGACGGCCTCCGGATCACCGTCACCGGCCGCCAGCCGATGACCCCCTGCGACGTCACCGTCCCGGCCGATCCGTCGTCCGCGGCCTTCCCGATCGTCGCCGGCCTCATCGTGCCGGGGTCGGAGCTCCTCGTGCGCGACGTGATGCTGAACCCCTCGCGCACCGGCCTCATCACCACGCTGATCGAGATGGGCGGCGAGCTCACCGTCGAGAACGAGCGCGACGCCGGGGGCGAGACGATCGCCGATATCCGCGTCGTCGCGAGCCGCCTCAAGGGCGTGACGGTGCCGGCCGACCGCGCGCCGTCGATGATCGACGAGTATCCGGTGCTGGCGGTCGCGGCGGCGTTCGCCGAGGGCACCACGCGCATGGAGGGGCTCGAGGAGCTCCGCGTGAAGGAGAGCGACCGGCTCGCGGCCGTCGCCGCGGGCCTCGCCGCCAACGGCGTCCCGCACGCGACGGGCGAGGACTGGCTCGAGGTGACGGGGCGCGCGGCGCGCATCGGCGGCGGCACCGTCGTCACCCACCTCGACCACAGGATCGCGATGAGCTTCCTCGTGATGGGCCTTGCCGCCGACACGCCCGTGACGGTGGACGACGCGTCCGTTATGGAAACGAGCTTTCCCGGCTTCGTGGAGCTGATGCGGCGCATCGGCGGAACGATCGAGGTGGAGGCATGA
- the rpsA gene encoding 30S ribosomal protein S1: protein MSLSTPTRDDFAALLEASLNQTEMAEGSVVKGTVVGFEKDLVVIDVGLKVEGRVPMKEFGARGEEEDVKIGDEVEVYLERVENALGEAVLSREKARREESWVRLEAAFEKNEKVTGKIFNQVKGGFTVDLDGAVAFLPRSQVDIRPVRDVTPLMNTPQPFQILKMDKRRGNIVVSRRVVLEETRAEQRHEIVQSLEEGQIIEGVVKNITDYGAFVDLGGIDGLLHVTDMAWRRVNHPTEILSIGQSVKVQVIRVNQETHRISLGMKQLQADPWEGIEAKYPIDARFTGRVTNITDYGAFVELEPGIEGLIHVSEMSWTKKNVHPGKIVATSQEVTVMILEVDAQKRRISLGLKQVMDNPWEAFLDANPPGTAVEGEVKNKTEFGLFIGLENDIDGMVHLSDLDWNRPGEEVMDDYNKGDVVKAVVLEVDPEKERISLGIKQLGSDPFTEAAEGSEVRRGAIVTCEVKEVKEAGLEVQIVGTELSTFVRRSELARDRNDQQPSRFSVGQQFDARVTQFDRKARRVQVSIKALEIAEEKEAVEQYGSTDSGASLGDILGAALRARNTDQ, encoded by the coding sequence ATGAGCTTATCAACCCCAACCCGTGACGATTTCGCGGCCCTCCTCGAGGCGTCGCTCAACCAGACCGAAATGGCCGAAGGTTCGGTCGTGAAGGGCACCGTCGTCGGCTTCGAGAAGGACCTCGTCGTCATCGACGTGGGCCTGAAGGTCGAGGGCCGCGTTCCGATGAAGGAATTCGGCGCCCGCGGCGAAGAGGAAGACGTCAAGATCGGCGACGAGGTCGAGGTCTACCTGGAGCGCGTCGAGAATGCGCTCGGTGAGGCCGTCCTCTCCCGCGAGAAGGCCCGCCGCGAAGAGTCGTGGGTCCGCCTGGAAGCCGCGTTCGAGAAGAACGAGAAGGTCACCGGGAAGATCTTCAATCAGGTCAAGGGTGGCTTCACCGTCGATCTCGATGGCGCTGTCGCCTTCCTGCCGCGCTCGCAGGTTGATATCCGCCCCGTGCGTGACGTCACCCCGCTGATGAACACGCCGCAGCCGTTCCAGATCCTCAAGATGGACAAGCGCCGCGGCAACATCGTCGTCTCCCGCCGCGTCGTCCTCGAAGAGACCCGCGCCGAGCAGCGCCACGAGATCGTGCAGTCCCTCGAGGAAGGCCAGATCATCGAGGGCGTGGTCAAGAACATCACCGACTACGGTGCGTTCGTCGACCTCGGCGGCATCGACGGTCTGCTTCACGTCACCGATATGGCCTGGCGCCGCGTCAATCACCCGACCGAGATCCTCTCCATCGGCCAGTCCGTGAAGGTCCAGGTCATCCGGGTGAACCAGGAGACGCACCGCATCTCCCTCGGCATGAAGCAGCTACAGGCCGACCCGTGGGAGGGCATCGAGGCGAAGTACCCGATCGACGCCCGCTTCACCGGCCGCGTCACGAACATCACCGACTATGGTGCGTTCGTGGAGCTGGAGCCCGGCATCGAGGGTCTGATCCACGTCTCCGAGATGTCCTGGACGAAGAAGAACGTCCATCCGGGCAAGATCGTCGCCACCTCCCAGGAGGTGACTGTGATGATCCTCGAGGTCGACGCCCAGAAGCGCCGCATCTCGCTCGGTCTCAAGCAGGTCATGGACAATCCGTGGGAGGCGTTCCTCGACGCCAATCCTCCGGGCACCGCTGTCGAGGGCGAGGTCAAGAACAAGACCGAGTTCGGTCTGTTCATCGGCCTCGAGAACGACATCGACGGCATGGTCCACCTCTCCGACCTCGACTGGAACCGTCCGGGCGAGGAAGTCATGGACGACTACAACAAGGGCGACGTCGTGAAGGCGGTCGTGCTTGAGGTCGACCCGGAGAAGGAGCGCATCTCGCTCGGCATCAAGCAGCTCGGCTCCGACCCGTTCACCGAGGCGGCCGAGGGTTCCGAGGTGCGCCGCGGCGCGATCGTCACCTGCGAGGTGAAGGAAGTGAAGGAAGCCGGTCTCGAGGTCCAGATCGTGGGCACCGAGCTCTCCACCTTCGTCCGTCGCTCCGAGCTGGCGCGCGATCGCAACGACCAGCAGCCCTCGCGCTTCTCGGTCGGTCAGCAGTTCGACGCCCGCGTCACGCAGTTCGACCGCAAGGCGCGCCGCGTGCAGGTCTCCATCAAGGCGCTCGAGATCGCCGAGGAGAAGGAGGCCGTCGAGCAGTACGGTTCGACCGACTCCGGCGCATCGCTGGGCGACATCCTCGGTGCCGCGCTCCGCGCCCGGAACACCGACCAGTAA
- a CDS encoding DUF6538 domain-containing protein has product MKLDAYLSPSRHGIFYFRWPLPPARDRSGRATVRLSLRTRCPKRASQLARHLSSFGCRIYLDNRAHLMRHDEMRALVRT; this is encoded by the coding sequence ATGAAGCTGGACGCCTATCTGTCCCCTTCCCGGCACGGTATCTTCTACTTCCGCTGGCCCTTGCCGCCAGCTCGCGACCGCAGCGGTCGAGCCACGGTCCGGCTCTCGCTTCGCACCCGCTGCCCCAAGCGGGCTAGCCAACTCGCCCGCCATCTTTCATCTTTTGGTTGTCGAATATACTTGGACAACCGTGCACACCTCATGCGTCACGATGAAATGCGCGCGCTGGTGCGCACCTGA
- a CDS encoding TIGR02300 family protein, producing MAKPELGTKRLCPNCGAKYYDLNRDPITCPKCAALFATGLLATRRETARPKDDEDDETETDDEGVEMVPLEEADDDSSDDEVSDDDIDVGDDDDVTVDADDDVLVDDEDEDDEVSDVVRGSGDDDDEH from the coding sequence TTGGCCAAACCCGAACTCGGCACAAAGCGGCTGTGTCCCAATTGCGGGGCCAAGTACTACGATCTCAACCGCGATCCGATCACGTGCCCCAAATGCGCTGCCCTCTTCGCGACCGGCCTCCTCGCCACGCGCCGCGAGACCGCCCGCCCCAAAGATGACGAAGACGACGAGACCGAGACCGACGACGAGGGCGTCGAGATGGTCCCTCTGGAGGAGGCTGACGACGATTCGTCGGACGACGAGGTGAGCGACGACGACATCGACGTCGGCGACGACGACGACGTGACGGTGGACGCGGACGACGACGTTCTTGTGGATGACGAGGACGAGGACGACGAGGTGTCCGACGTTGTCCGGGGATCCGGCGACGACGACGACGAACACTAG
- a CDS encoding HIT family protein, translating into MSADETNCLFCRIARGEIPAVTVHADERIVAFLDISPIRPGHVQIIPRAHHDYFDDLPAALAAGILALGQRLAKAQKAAYGVERVSFLFAGGDVRHAHAHLVPMVEPTDITSRRYIAEESLTFRTLPHPGQAALDEVAATLRFHLARLG; encoded by the coding sequence ATGAGCGCCGACGAGACGAACTGCCTGTTCTGCCGCATCGCGCGGGGCGAGATCCCGGCGGTGACGGTTCACGCCGACGAGCGGATCGTCGCGTTCCTCGACATCTCGCCGATCCGTCCCGGCCACGTGCAGATCATCCCGCGCGCCCACCACGACTATTTCGACGACCTGCCGGCGGCGCTCGCCGCCGGGATCCTGGCCCTCGGGCAGCGTCTGGCGAAGGCGCAGAAGGCAGCCTACGGGGTCGAACGGGTGAGCTTCTTGTTCGCGGGCGGCGATGTGCGCCACGCCCACGCTCACCTCGTGCCGATGGTCGAGCCGACCGACATCACCTCCCGGCGCTACATCGCCGAGGAGAGCCTGACCTTCCGGACACTGCCGCACCCCGGCCAGGCGGCGCTCGACGAGGTCGCGGCCACGCTGCGCTTCCACCTCGCCCGGCTCGGTTGA